The Bos taurus isolate L1 Dominette 01449 registration number 42190680 breed Hereford chromosome 16, ARS-UCD2.0, whole genome shotgun sequence genome includes the window CCTCACGCAGCTGCTGCAGTGCCCGGACGTGGCGGCTGCTGCCGACGACGAGATGGTCAGGACCCTGGCCAACTGGTTCCAGCGAGAGGAGCCGGCCGTCGTGAAGCTGCTGCTGCGGGCAGTGGGGATCCTCTCGAGGCACGAGAGCACGGTGAGCTGGCCGCACCCGGGCTCCCGGACCTGCAGGCCTAGAGGGCCCAGGGGCGGATGGGGTGGACGCCTCTCGCAGGGTCAGACCGAGGGAGTCCCCACGAAGCCAGCCCACTGAGGACAGGGCTAGGCAAAGAGCCCCTGCTGCTCTCACCGTCCTGGGAAAGAAGGGGAGGTTTCCCACAAGGGCCCCGGGTCGCCAACCTGCCGGGTCTCCTGGAGCCGGGCGTCCTCACCAGGGATGAGGAGGCGGAGGGGAGGGTGCTGTGGGTTGGGCAGTGAGtggtgtctcctccctcccccatgtGCAACACCCCCCGGGGAGGCTTCCCCTCTGCCGGCACATCCCCACCGGCACGCCCTTTGCTGGCACCCCTGCCACCACCCCCTGTTTGCCAGCACCTCTCTTTTCCTGAACCCCTCTTTACCAGCACCCCCTCTCTGCCGGCACAGCCCCTGCTGGCACCTGGGTCCAGGGACGTGAGGGGTGTGCCCCCCCCAgcctgtgtgtggtgggggtgggggcagctccCTAGCGGGTGGGACTGTCCCGGCGCCCATCCACAGGGGAAGCAGCTCCGTGCCCTGCAGCCCTACGTGCTCAGCTGCTGCTACTCTGTGGACGGCAGCATCGTGGCGGAGACCTTCCAGGTGCTCAGGGACCTGGTGGACCAGCTGCCCTGGCAGCACTCGGCCGCCTTCCTCATCCAGCTTGCGTTCACCCTCGCacccttcctggaggaggtgcgTCCCCCAAGGTCTGTCTCCCTCCTGGGGCATCGTCTGTCCAGTAACGGGGTGGCCAGAACTGTCTCCGAGGCCCTCCGGCTAGACGGCGACGCCTGCGAAGGGGCTGACAGCCATGGCCCCCGGCCTGGGGATGgtccagagggcagagggcagtcGCAGTGGGGTCGTGATGATGGGGGCCCTGCGGACGGTGGGGGGCTCAGGGCCACCGTCTGGAAGGCGGGGCTCCACTGCCTGCCCCTCACGTGGGTGCACGTGTGTGTTCTCCCCCAGGAGTCCGAGCATCTGCGCCTGACAGCCTTTGAGATCTACGGGGCTCTCCTGGCCAAGGTTAGCAGGAGGGTCTTTGTCTTCCCCTTGAGGCACCAGGTCCTCAACCTGCTCATCCTGCTCGTACTCCACCTGGAGGATGCGAACGGCAGAATAGCTCAGGTGAGAGCCCACGGGGCGGAGGGGCGGGCGGCGCTAGCAGGATGTCAGTGAGCACTTGGCGAGGGGCTGAAGGGGCTGACCGGAAACGGGGTCCTGGGACGGGGAGGCACCCACTGGGGACAGAGACGGCTGGCCCAGGTTCTGGAGTGGGCAGGCTGGGCTCTGAGCCTAGCTGCTGAGAAGCGCGGCGGCCGACCTGctcacaccaggctccttcgccCAGTGAGGCTCTCACGGGCACAGATCAGGACACCCAGGACCAGCTGAGGAGCTGGGACGTCCCCTTTGTGGGTGGGTCTGTCTCAGTCAGCTGGGCGGCCACCTTTCTGGAGGAGCCAACTTTGATGAGAGGAGTGACCCCCAGCCGGAGGATCCAGACCTCCGGGAAATCTCTGAGAGGCTGTTTTGGGGGCTTGGGGGCTGTGGGCTGGTGGGGTAGGTGAGGAGGTAGATCTCGCTGCGGTAACATAGCAACTGGAAAAATCACCATCATGATTTTTCAGCTTCCCATCAGTGGGAGGAAGGGTACAGGAACAGCCAAAGAACGGTCTGGCCTTCCTTCTGTCGGGGGGTCCCCTGGGTTCACTGAGTCCTGTCCCCGTAGGGCTGATCTCACTGTCGCCTGTCTCCGCCCGCATGCCCTCGGGGTCTTGGCCCGGCCTGCACCCTGACTCCTccggctgggcttccctgtctctccagATCGCCCGGCCCACACTCTGCCACCTGGCCACCTTGCTGGGCTGGTCAAAGCTCAGGGCGACTTTCGCTGAGAAAGACATATGGACCATCCTCAGTGCCCTGGTGGGTCGCGGCTCGCTGCCTGCTTTTGTGGGGGTGGCTGGGGCACCCAGATGTCGGGTTCCTCTCCCCGCGGCCACAGCGGTACAATAGCGAGCCCAGGGAAAGTGGGCTCCAGAGCCCGGGCAGTCTGGGGGGCCTTTGTGGAACAGGAGCTGCGGGCGGGGTGCGGATGTgcggacttccctgggggctgactttgcgggccggggcggggcgtgGGCCgagggcggggccgggcggggccAGGTGGGGTGTGAGGCGGGGCAGGGGCGTGGCGTGGGCCGAGTTGGGCGGGGCTAGACTGGGCGTGGCGTGGACCGGGTGGTGGTGCCGGGGCAGGCCATGGGCGGGGCCAAGGCGTGGGCGGGGCTGGGCAGGTCAGTGGGGCGT containing:
- the LOC104974554 gene encoding uncharacterized protein isoform X2, with protein sequence MVRTLANWFQREEPAVVKLLLRAVGILSRHESTHRGGDLPGAQGPGGPAALAALGRLPHPACVHPRTLPGGGASPKESEHLRLTAFEIYGALLAKVSRRVFVFPLRHQVLNLLILLVLHLEDANGRIAQIARPTLCHLATLLGWSKLRATFAEKDIWTILSALLQQEVGRALWFLKQSIQLFRSPQVPIRRAAVWFAGQIIQTLGAEEAREMDEVHAGQCKPAPAACPSDVVAGAQKLGQVGSQQSPSGGGDGEACHLGAHGDSWRLLSAWAAAPYPPPLHLPFPLPSLQPCLAGFHGASESRLQPQPEA
- the LOC104974554 gene encoding maestro heat-like repeat family member 5 isoform X1; this translates as MVRTLANWFQREEPAVVKLLLRAVGILSRHESTGKQLRALQPYVLSCCYSVDGSIVAETFQVLRDLVDQLPWQHSAAFLIQLAFTLAPFLEEESEHLRLTAFEIYGALLAKVSRRVFVFPLRHQVLNLLILLVLHLEDANGRIAQIARPTLCHLATLLGWSKLRATFAEKDIWTILSALLQQEVGRALWFLKQSIQLFRSPQVPIRRAAVWFAGQIIQTLGAEEAREMDEVHAGQCKPAPAACPSDVVAGAQKLGQVGSQQSPSGGGDGEACHLGAHGDSWRLLSAWAAAPYPPPLHLPFPLPSLQPCLAGFHGASESRLQPQPEA
- the LOC104974554 gene encoding maestro heat-like repeat family member 5 isoform X3, producing MVRTLANWFQREEPAVVKLLLRAVGILSRHESTGKQLRALQPYVLSCCYSVDGSIVAETFQVLRDLVDQLPWQHSAAFLIQLAFTLAPFLEEESEHLRLTAFEIYGALLAKVSRRVFVFPLRHQVLNLLILLVLHLEDANGRIAQIARPTLCHLATLLGWSKLRATFAEKDIWTILSALLQQEVGRALWFLKQSIQLFRSPQVPIRRAAVWFAGQIIQTLGAEEAREMDEVHAALRHMRADPDPTVSCLATQTSYILEAKEKTWVTSSTSCFCSRRLRKAYC